The following are encoded together in the Tamandua tetradactyla isolate mTamTet1 chromosome 14, mTamTet1.pri, whole genome shotgun sequence genome:
- the RNASE13 gene encoding putative inactive ribonuclease-like protein 13 has translation MTPERRRPDSLSLSPYPPTPLNTGTAQTQRTFPPFQTGLYPEVFLTSSHLWAVLGLRSSQGAKNNQEEFLNQGPGGSLILLSVAAHRLGGMAPAMKRLLFFYLVLESALVLDINKLSAIKKFRNIYTDYPKVNYPEGFQGYCNGLMGYVRGRMKSWYCPSTHYVIHAPWTIIQTFCKYADSFCENYNEYCTVTQDSYPITICSLAPKQPPTSCHYNSTMGNYRIYLLCSRKYDAKPIDVIGIS, from the exons ATGACACCAGAAAGGAGGAGACCAGAtagcctgtctctttctccctacccacccacccccctcaACACAGGGACTGCTCAAACTCAGAGGACATTCCCTCCTTTCCAGACTGGTCTTTATCCAGAAGTCTTTCTGACCTCTTCTCACCTCTGGGCTGTTCTTGGCCTCAG GAGTAGCCAGGGGGCCAAGAATAATCAGGAGGAATTTCTCAATCAAGGACCAGGAGGATCTCTTATTCTGTTAAGTGTTGCAGCCCACAGACTAG GAGGAATGGCTCCAGCTATGAAAAGACTCCTTTTCTTCTACCTTGTTCTAGAGTCAGCTCTGGTCCTGGATATTAACAAGCTGAGTGCCATTAAGAAATTCCGCAATATATACACCGACTACCCCAAGGTTAACTACCCCGAAGGTTTCCAGGGATACTGTAATGGTCTGATGGGCTATGTGCGGGGCAGAATGAAAAGCTGGTATTGTCCAAGCACCCATTACGTGATTCATGCCCCCTGGACAATCATCCAGACATTCTGCAAGTACGCTGATAGCTTCTGTGAGAACTACAATGAATACTGCACAGTCACTCAGGACTCCTACCCCATCACGATCTGTTCCTTGGCCCCCAAGCAACCACCTACCAGTTGCCACTACAATAGTACCATGGGCAACTACAGGATCTATCTGCTCTGCTCCCGCAAGTATGATGCTAAACCAATAGATGTCATTGGCATCTCCTAG